Proteins found in one Mobula hypostoma unplaced genomic scaffold, sMobHyp1.1 scaffold_64, whole genome shotgun sequence genomic segment:
- the LOC134342131 gene encoding probable G-protein coupled receptor 139, with the protein MSAADLAVVFLDVILMKIPKAFPDNFSFLIYVRVCRTHVFLLQAATDCSVWFTVAFTFDRFVAICFQDLNAKYCTGRTAAVVLSTVTALSCLKNISWFFMVQDIYTSSNIRWPCMRRWELLESLFWTVIDVVRSVISTVIPFLVVILLNAFTITHVLLASRARGRLRATSRGQSSRDPELQSRRKSLVLLLVVSGNFILLWALYGVMAIWNRMLHAVDVPYWLTIPSFFNELCYMLQLLSCCTNTALYAVSQTKFRQQLKQVLNSPLTLIWKRNWH; encoded by the coding sequence ATGTCAGCCGCTGACCTAGCGGTCGTTTTCCTCGACGTCATCTTGATGAAAATTCCGAAGGCTTTTCCGGATAACTTTTCCTTCTTGATTTACGTCCGCGTGTGCAGAACCCACGTCTTCTTATTGCAGGCCGCCACAGATTGCTCTGTTTGGTTCACCGTCGCCTTCACCTTTGATCGATTTGTGGCCATTTGCTTCCAGGATCTAAACGCTAAGTATTGCACTGGGAGAACGGCGGCTGTGGTTCTGAGCACAGTGACTGCACTGAGTTGTTTAAAGAACATTTCCTGGTTCTTCATGGTCCAAGATATATATACTTCCTCTAACATACGGTGGCCTTGCATGCGGAGATGGGAATTACTTGAATCACTATTTTGGACAGTAATCGATGTCGTACGTTCTGTCATTTCGACTGTGATCCCATTCCTCGTTGTTATCCTGCTCAATGCTTTCACCATCACACACGTTTTACTGGCCAGTAGAGCCCGCGGCAGACTCCGGGCTACCAGCCGTGGTCAGAGTTCCAGAGACCCGGAATTGCAGAGCCGCAGAAAGTCCCTCGTTTTACTGCTGGTCGTCTCGGGAAATTTCATCCTGTTATGGGCGTTGTATGGGGTGATGGCTATCTGGAACAGGATGCTTCATGCAGTGGACGTCCCATATTGGTTGACGATACCTTCATTTTTCAATGAACTGTGCTACATGCTGCAACTTCTGAGCTGCTGCACAAACACCGCTCTTTACGCCGTCAGCCAGACTAAGTTCAGGCAGCAGCTGAAGCAGGTGCTGAATTCTCCTCTCACTCTCATTTGGAAACGGAATTGGCACTGA